In Nonomuraea muscovyensis, the following proteins share a genomic window:
- the fxsT gene encoding FxSxx-COOH system tetratricopeptide repeat protein, with amino-acid sequence MLDVLDKRASVVSMAVGALLGGAALWMQLRASGPSPDAPPSVSPSEAGSPAVGGHSPGGKIIGQVGVSARVSGSGSVHAEGAQSIAVVGSVTVPPMTGDKAIAITGGFVGAVGDVHLPPRKPVDTRPVRLAPRPPQLAGREEVLAELYEQLSAAEALPCLVAVHGLGGVGKTSLVVEYGHRYQCAYELVWQVAAEDEAVLSAAFADLAALLGLRPPGETADPVRQVHAALAARPGWWLLIFDNAPDAEALRAFLPPAGNGHVLITSRSGRWPPRHGMELSMLEAAPAAAFLLDRSGQHDEVAAAAVVDELGALPLALEQAGAYISDSGTTLADYLGLLRDRRADLLDQGQAWGYEQRVASTWKLAFDRLAEASPQAIALLRLLACYAPEAIPYRLLLAPIGQSLQGLLASGSDGIGEPLALPYGDLAINAAVTALRRYCLISRPVGGTVSVHRLVQAVTLDQLTPGRRDIWRRAAAAILAGALPERPDEPGTWLRFAQLLPHASAVLPLSSPALSAITQFLGFSGDYRTAKALCQQIHDSEVTSLGLEHPHILSVRCALARWTGQAGNPVAARDQLTALLPVAERVLGTEHTETLTARHDLAHWTGEAGDTAGARDQYAALLPVRERVLGTEQPNTLATRSQLAHWTGQAGNSIAARDQFIALLPVRERLLGVEHPETLITRSQLARWTGQAGDATAARDQFAALLPIRERVLGAEHPSTLATRHNLARWTGQAGDATAARDQLTELLPIRERVLGAEHPSTLVTRHNLAYWTGEAGDAASARDQFAALLFPYERILGAEHRHTLATRHQLARWTGEAGDAAAARDQFAALLPVRERVLGVEHSSSLANRHDLLYWSERTRM; translated from the coding sequence GTGCTGGACGTGCTGGACAAGCGGGCCAGTGTGGTCAGCATGGCGGTCGGTGCGTTGCTAGGCGGCGCAGCGTTGTGGATGCAGTTACGCGCTTCTGGGCCTTCTCCAGATGCCCCGCCGTCGGTATCACCCTCAGAGGCAGGCTCGCCAGCGGTCGGCGGCCATTCGCCTGGTGGCAAGATCATAGGCCAAGTAGGCGTGTCGGCTCGGGTCAGTGGTTCCGGCAGTGTGCATGCCGAAGGCGCTCAGTCCATCGCCGTTGTCGGCTCGGTGACAGTTCCGCCGATGACCGGCGACAAAGCCATTGCGATTACCGGCGGCTTCGTAGGCGCGGTAGGAGACGTGCATTTGCCACCGCGGAAGCCGGTGGATACCCGCCCGGTCCGGCTGGCTCCGCGCCCACCGCAGTTAGCCGGTCGTGAAGAGGTCCTAGCTGAGCTCTACGAGCAGTTGTCGGCTGCCGAGGCTCTACCGTGTCTGGTCGCTGTACACGGGTTGGGCGGGGTCGGCAAGACCAGCCTGGTCGTCGAGTACGGCCACCGCTACCAGTGCGCCTATGAGCTGGTATGGCAGGTGGCCGCGGAGGATGAGGCAGTGTTGTCGGCTGCGTTCGCCGATCTGGCCGCGCTACTCGGGCTGCGCCCGCCTGGCGAGACGGCCGATCCGGTGCGCCAGGTCCATGCCGCGCTGGCCGCTCGTCCCGGCTGGTGGCTGCTCATCTTCGACAATGCCCCCGACGCCGAAGCTCTGCGAGCCTTCCTCCCACCCGCCGGCAACGGACACGTCCTGATCACCAGCCGTTCCGGCCGTTGGCCTCCGAGACACGGCATGGAACTGTCGATGTTGGAGGCAGCGCCGGCCGCGGCTTTCCTACTCGATCGCAGTGGCCAGCATGACGAGGTTGCTGCTGCGGCCGTGGTCGATGAGTTGGGTGCGCTACCACTGGCACTTGAACAGGCTGGTGCCTACATCTCCGACTCGGGCACCACGCTGGCCGATTACTTGGGCTTGCTGCGTGACAGGCGCGCCGATCTGCTCGACCAGGGACAAGCATGGGGTTATGAGCAGCGGGTCGCCTCTACCTGGAAGCTGGCCTTTGACCGCTTGGCCGAGGCCAGCCCGCAGGCGATCGCGCTACTGCGGTTGCTGGCCTGCTACGCGCCGGAGGCTATCCCCTACCGGCTGTTGCTCGCGCCGATCGGCCAGTCCCTCCAAGGCCTGCTCGCCAGCGGTAGCGATGGCATTGGCGAGCCGCTCGCATTGCCATACGGCGACCTGGCGATAAACGCCGCGGTCACTGCACTGCGCCGCTACTGCCTCATCAGCCGACCGGTTGGCGGAACAGTGTCGGTGCACCGCCTGGTCCAGGCTGTCACTCTTGATCAACTCACCCCGGGCCGGCGCGACATCTGGCGGCGCGCCGCAGCCGCTATTCTCGCAGGCGCCTTGCCCGAAAGGCCGGACGAGCCGGGCACATGGCTACGGTTCGCCCAACTTCTGCCGCACGCTAGTGCCGTCCTGCCCCTCAGCTCACCGGCCCTCTCTGCCATTACGCAGTTCCTCGGCTTCAGCGGGGACTACCGCACCGCGAAGGCTCTGTGCCAGCAGATACATGACAGCGAGGTCACAAGCCTTGGCTTAGAACACCCACACATTCTGTCTGTCCGATGCGCTCTCGCTCGCTGGACGGGGCAGGCGGGGAACCCCGTCGCCGCCCGTGACCAACTCACCGCCCTGCTTCCTGTAGCCGAACGTGTCCTGGGCACCGAGCACACGGAAACCTTGACCGCCCGGCATGACCTCGCTCATTGGACGGGCGAGGCCGGGGACACTGCCGGCGCTCGTGACCAGTACGCCGCCCTTCTCCCTGTACGCGAGCGGGTTCTAGGAACAGAACAGCCCAACACCCTGGCCACTCGAAGCCAGCTCGCCCACTGGACTGGACAAGCCGGGAATTCAATCGCCGCTCGCGACCAGTTCATCGCCCTGCTCCCCGTACGTGAGCGCCTGTTAGGAGTGGAGCACCCCGAAACGTTGATCACTAGAAGCCAACTCGCCCGCTGGACGGGGCAGGCAGGCGACGCAACCGCGGCGCGAGATCAGTTCGCCGCCCTTCTCCCTATACGTGAGCGCGTCCTAGGCGCAGAGCACCCGTCCACCCTGGCCACCCGGCACAACCTCGCCCGCTGGACGGGACAGGCGGGTGACGCAACCGCGGCGCGCGACCAGCTGACTGAGCTGCTCCCCATACGCGAGCGCGTCCTGGGCGCTGAGCATCCGTCCACGCTCGTCACTCGGCACAATCTCGCTTACTGGACAGGGGAGGCGGGGGATGCGGCTAGTGCTCGTGATCAGTTCGCCGCGCTGCTTTTCCCGTACGAACGCATCTTAGGCGCCGAGCACCGCCATACCCTAGCTACCCGGCACCAACTCGCGCGTTGGACGGGGGAGGCGGGGGATGCGGCGGCTGCTCGAGACCAGTTTGCCGCCCTGCTTCCCGTTCGGGAGCGCGTTCTAGGCGTCGAGCATTCGTCCAGCTTGGCCAACCGACACGACCTCCTCTACTGGTCGGAACGTACTCGGATGTAG